The Methanomicrobia archaeon DNA window CGTCCGAAGCGCTGTCGGCGACGACCAAAACACCTGTTAAAAGGCGAATGAGCACCTTTTACGTACGGTCCGCTGCTAACGCTTTCGTTTCCACAGAAACGTTCCTGCAAGGAGTGCGAGCAGCATCATCACTGCTTCAAATCCCGGGACCTTACCGCCACCTGAGCCGTCTTCCGCGTCCAGCACCAGTCTCACGAGTTGCGGGCTCTCCTCTGCCCGTGCTACGACCGTCGTTTCCATTTTACCGGCACCAGTAGTCGCGGTGATCTGAATGGTATCGCCTGCCGCATGGGCTTCATTCGGTTCCAAATGTGCCAGATCTACCAGATACCAGCCGCCGTTATCAGTAACCGCAGGACTGACTGAACTACCGGTCGCCAGATTCGTGACCGTTACGGTAACCCCATCAACGGGCCTTGTGCCGTCAAATACCTGGCCGTAGATGACAAACGGTGTGCCGAGCGCCTGAACCGGTAGCAGCAGCAACCCGAAGAGCGCGGCGACCAGCAGGGCAGTTGTTGCGGGAGCCGTAAACGTTCGCTGCATCTTTACTCACGCACGTTAGTTAGTTCTTATAAGTACTCTTACTTTCCGCGTTCTAATAATAGTATGCCACTTCTCCCGGTTCAGGATAATCGCCCCCCTGCATGAAGGGGCTTCTGCTTACCCCGGCGGCATCCTGAACTACACCAGAAGTGCTTTAACCACCGGGGACCAACTAGCATGCAGAGCTAGCAGCGCATTTACGGTTATCGCTCCTCACCGCCACCAGCAGTAAGCGGAGGAATTCACATGAGTACCACCTACATACTGACCGCGCTCGTGGTCGTCATGATCATTGGCATCTTCGCCCATATGCTCGGCCGCCTCATGAAGATCCCGAGTATCGTCTTCTTACTGGCGGCGGGCATTCTGCTGGGCCCGGAAGTGACCGGCCTGGTGGAGCCCAGCAGGTTCGGCGCGGGTATCGAGCTGCTCGTCGGGTTTGCGGTAGCCATCATTGTCTTCAATGGCGGGCTCGAGATCGATCTCCGGCAGATCCGCAAGATGCAGCGGAGCATCCTCTCGCTCTTGACGGTCGGCGTGGCCATCACGGCAC harbors:
- a CDS encoding carboxypeptidase regulatory-like domain-containing protein, with the translated sequence MQRTFTAPATTALLVAALFGLLLLPVQALGTPFVIYGQVFDGTRPVDGVTVTVTNLATGSSVSPAVTDNGGWYLVDLAHLEPNEAHAAGDTIQITATTGAGKMETTVVARAEESPQLVRLVLDAEDGSGGGKVPGFEAVMMLLALLAGTFLWKRKR